In one Nicotiana sylvestris chromosome 8, ASM39365v2, whole genome shotgun sequence genomic region, the following are encoded:
- the LOC104247876 gene encoding acyl-CoA-binding protein — MGLKEDFEEHAELAKTLPESTSNENKLILYGLYKQATVGNVDTSRPGMFNMRDRAKWDAWKAVEGKSKDEAMNDYITKVKQLKEEAASA, encoded by the exons ATGGGTTTGAAG GAGGATTTTGAAGAGCACGCTGAGTTGGCTAAGACATTGCCAGAGAGTACTTCCAATGAGAACAAGCTTATTCTTTACGGGCTTTACAAGCAAGCAACTGTTGGCAATGTTGACACAA GCCGTCCTGGTATGTTCAACATGAGGGACAGAGCAAAGTGGGATGCATGGAAGGCTGTTGAAG GAAAATCCAAGGACGAAGCTATGAACGACTACATCACCAAGGTGAAACAGTTGAAGGAAGAAGCTGCTTCAGCATAA